A stretch of the uncultured Desulfobacter sp. genome encodes the following:
- a CDS encoding AraC family transcriptional regulator, whose protein sequence is MKIIKPGAPQPTEVPNRFKVELPSLPGRGRWDIDVFSSGLKLIVMDTALHQPIQTQGAFKKPMVGLGFCLAGEFDLSLMSSKTRSNIRAGQSGFFTFPKEFEMTQHLPADHLLRIYLMLEGEMLSSFTQGDEDYFSPVIKSFEKKQADRVVHSTTALMRTVLYQMLHCPYCGKARQIHLESKAMELISHKLAQLHPSFTCLGNELKRSDYDRIIHAAEVLVNNLDDPPNVTELARSVGLSRAKLHRCFRRVYGVPPFEYLRNHRLKTAMLLLQSGKINVTEAALSVGYANLSYFSKAFKTMFGVTPGALLRHSTPN, encoded by the coding sequence ATGAAGATAATTAAGCCCGGAGCGCCGCAACCGACCGAAGTGCCTAATAGATTCAAGGTAGAATTACCCTCGTTACCCGGCCGGGGTAGGTGGGACATTGATGTTTTCAGCTCCGGGCTGAAGCTGATTGTCATGGACACAGCATTACATCAGCCGATACAGACACAAGGTGCGTTTAAAAAACCCATGGTCGGCTTGGGGTTTTGCTTGGCCGGAGAATTTGATCTTTCGTTGATGTCTTCAAAAACGCGATCAAACATCCGGGCCGGACAAAGCGGTTTTTTTACTTTCCCCAAGGAGTTTGAGATGACGCAACATTTACCCGCCGATCATTTGCTCAGAATATACCTGATGCTTGAAGGCGAGATGTTATCATCTTTTACCCAAGGAGATGAAGACTATTTCTCTCCGGTAATTAAAAGCTTTGAAAAAAAGCAGGCCGACCGCGTGGTTCATTCCACCACAGCCCTGATGCGTACGGTCCTGTATCAAATGCTTCATTGCCCCTACTGCGGCAAGGCCAGGCAGATCCACCTTGAAAGCAAGGCCATGGAATTGATTTCCCACAAATTGGCACAGCTTCACCCGTCCTTTACTTGTCTTGGAAACGAATTAAAACGTTCTGATTATGACCGGATCATCCATGCTGCTGAAGTACTTGTGAACAACCTGGATGATCCACCAAACGTAACGGAACTGGCACGTTCCGTCGGATTAAGCCGAGCCAAATTACATCGCTGTTTCCGCCGGGTTTACGGTGTCCCCCCTTTTGAATATCTGCGCAACCACCGCCTGAAAACCGCCATGCTGCTGCTTCAAAGCGGTAAAATCAATGTGACGGAGGCTGCATTGAGCGTCGGTTACGCCAACCTTAGTTATTTTTCCAAAGCCTTTAAAACCATGTTCGGGGTAACCCCGGGAGCGCTTTTGCGTCATTCCACACCCAATTAA
- a CDS encoding ABC transporter ATP-binding protein, with the protein MLDILQKRFALSPEGAKAFLKGTFCTALLNITLMLPAVFVFLFLDDYLRKWINPSETIRTGMGYYIILAIFFMSVTWFIARLQYRSTYTTIYEESANRRIQLAEKLRKLPLAFFGEKDLADLTATIMSDNTDLEHTFSHAVPQLFASIISILLVATGLFFFNWQLSLALFWVVPVAVTVILLSKTAQRKGHKRIYDKKRDVSECIQEGLETIQEIKAYNHEGEYLNELNQKLDDYEKSLIREELMAGVMVNCAQGVLKLGLASVIIVGASSLSTGDVDLFTYFMFLIIASRIFDPINEVFNNLAALFYLDIRINRMNELGALPIQTGKTEFKPEHFDIVFDQVNFGYENGKQVMKDVSFKARQGEITALVGPSGGGKSTSAKLAARFWNVDSGKILLGNQNISEIEPETLLQNYSVVFQDVVLFNTTIMDNIRIGRRNATDDEVMHVAKLAQCDEFVRKMPNGYHTVIGENGQTLSGGERQRISIARALLKDAPIVLLDEATASLDVENETKIQAGISELIKNKTVLIIAHRMRTVANADQIVVLENGKVIESGKPDALKLQNGIFAKMVERQMVGA; encoded by the coding sequence ATGCTTGATATATTACAAAAAAGATTTGCTCTGTCACCCGAAGGGGCAAAGGCATTCCTTAAGGGAACGTTTTGTACGGCCCTTCTTAACATCACGCTCATGCTTCCGGCCGTATTTGTTTTCCTGTTTCTTGATGATTACCTGCGTAAATGGATCAATCCATCGGAAACGATCAGGACAGGGATGGGGTATTACATAATACTTGCTATATTCTTTATGTCGGTAACCTGGTTTATTGCCCGGCTCCAGTACCGAAGCACCTATACGACCATATACGAAGAAAGTGCCAACCGCCGTATTCAGCTTGCCGAAAAGCTGCGCAAATTGCCGCTTGCTTTTTTCGGCGAAAAAGACCTCGCCGATCTGACCGCAACCATTATGTCCGATAACACCGACCTGGAACATACCTTTTCCCATGCCGTTCCCCAGTTATTTGCCTCTATCATCAGTATTCTTTTGGTTGCCACGGGGCTGTTTTTTTTCAATTGGCAATTATCCCTGGCGTTGTTTTGGGTGGTGCCGGTCGCCGTGACGGTGATCCTGTTATCGAAAACCGCCCAGCGAAAAGGCCATAAACGGATTTACGATAAAAAACGCGACGTCAGCGAATGCATCCAGGAGGGGCTGGAAACAATCCAGGAAATAAAAGCCTATAATCATGAAGGTGAATACCTTAATGAATTGAACCAAAAGCTGGACGATTATGAAAAGAGCCTGATCCGTGAAGAATTAATGGCCGGTGTCATGGTAAACTGTGCCCAAGGGGTGTTAAAACTGGGGCTGGCAAGTGTCATCATCGTCGGGGCCAGTTCACTATCAACCGGTGATGTTGACCTGTTTACCTATTTCATGTTCCTGATTATTGCATCACGAATTTTTGACCCCATCAACGAAGTATTCAATAACCTGGCCGCCTTGTTCTATTTGGATATCCGCATTAACCGCATGAACGAATTGGGCGCACTGCCCATTCAAACGGGTAAAACAGAATTTAAACCGGAACATTTCGATATTGTTTTTGATCAGGTGAATTTTGGTTACGAGAATGGCAAGCAGGTCATGAAGGATGTCTCATTTAAAGCCAGACAAGGCGAGATCACAGCCTTGGTGGGGCCTTCTGGGGGCGGGAAAAGTACATCAGCAAAACTGGCCGCGCGTTTTTGGAATGTCGATTCAGGCAAAATATTATTGGGCAACCAGAACATAAGCGAGATAGAACCCGAAACGCTGCTGCAAAATTACTCCGTGGTATTTCAGGATGTGGTGCTGTTTAATACCACCATCATGGACAATATCCGCATTGGACGGCGCAATGCTACCGATGACGAGGTCATGCATGTGGCCAAACTGGCGCAATGTGATGAATTCGTACGCAAAATGCCCAACGGGTATCACACCGTGATCGGAGAAAACGGCCAGACCCTTTCCGGAGGTGAAAGACAGCGGATTTCCATTGCCCGGGCTCTGCTTAAGGATGCGCCCATCGTGTTGCTGGATGAAGCAACCGCGTCCCTTGATGTGGAAAATGAAACTAAAATTCAGGCAGGTATTTCAGAACTCATAAAAAACAAGACCGTCCTGATCATTGCCCACCGCATGCGCACCGTGGCCAATGCCGATCAAATCGTTGTCCTGGAAAACGGCAAGGTGATCGAAAGCGGCAAACCCGATGCGTTAAAGCTGCAAAACGGGATATTTGCCAAAATGGTGGAAAGGCAGATGGTGGGCGCCTGA
- a CDS encoding ABC transporter ATP-binding protein, translating to MNTLLKLQAYMSGRKALLPSALILSAISSLMGMLPFIFIWLIAGELFKSKAESSPELINTYAWYAMGTAVSGVCLYFLALMLSHLAAFRAETNMRRQAMQKIVQLPLGFFDANTSGRIRKIIDDNASVTHTFLAHQMPDLAGSIMMPIASLVLIFVFDFWFGLACLIPIIAALIIMNSMMGKRGRHFLKRYMDALEEMNTEAVEYVRGIPVVKVFQQTVFSFKNFYNSITRYKDMVSEFTMMWEKPMSAYTVIIHGFVYILVPVAILLMGNSGNLANVLLDLFFFVLITPVFAQSVMKNMYMNQAIGQATEAVNRIETLTSVDPLPEASNPVSITGHEISFLGVSFTYPGSVQKAIDDISFTIPEGKTYALVGASGSGKTTIARLVPRFWDADTGQVTIGGSDVKDITPKKLMQHVSFVFQNTRLFKTTLLENIRYGNPHATDQAIEQAVDLAQCRKIIDKLSDGLNTKIGTNGTYLSGGEQQRIALARAILKDAPIVVLDEATAFSDPENEHLIQKALGKLTQGKTVLTIAHRLTSVVDVDSILVIDKGKIAEQGNHHELINRQGVYAGMWNEYQKSIEWTIKKEVQYA from the coding sequence ATGAATACTTTATTGAAATTGCAAGCCTATATGAGCGGCAGAAAAGCTTTGCTGCCCAGTGCATTGATTTTATCTGCAATCAGCTCTCTGATGGGCATGCTGCCGTTTATTTTTATCTGGTTAATTGCCGGAGAACTGTTTAAATCCAAAGCAGAATCTTCACCGGAACTGATCAACACCTATGCCTGGTATGCCATGGGAACAGCCGTCAGTGGTGTTTGCCTCTATTTTCTGGCGCTCATGTTGTCACATCTTGCCGCATTCCGGGCAGAAACCAACATGCGCAGGCAGGCCATGCAAAAAATAGTGCAATTGCCGCTTGGTTTTTTTGATGCCAACACCAGTGGGCGTATCCGGAAAATTATTGATGACAATGCCAGTGTCACCCACACATTTCTGGCTCACCAAATGCCGGATCTTGCGGGCAGCATCATGATGCCCATTGCATCATTGGTACTCATCTTTGTTTTTGATTTTTGGTTTGGCCTGGCCTGTCTTATCCCAATTATAGCCGCCCTGATCATCATGAACTCAATGATGGGAAAACGGGGCCGTCATTTTCTGAAAAGATATATGGACGCCCTCGAGGAGATGAATACGGAAGCCGTAGAGTATGTCCGCGGAATACCCGTGGTCAAGGTGTTTCAACAAACGGTATTCTCGTTTAAGAACTTTTACAACAGCATTACCAGATATAAAGATATGGTGTCTGAGTTTACCATGATGTGGGAAAAACCCATGTCGGCTTATACCGTAATCATTCATGGATTTGTATATATTCTTGTCCCTGTAGCCATTTTATTAATGGGAAATTCGGGGAACCTGGCCAATGTACTGCTGGATCTGTTTTTTTTCGTTCTGATTACGCCGGTATTTGCCCAAAGTGTTATGAAAAATATGTACATGAATCAAGCCATAGGCCAGGCCACCGAAGCTGTGAACCGTATAGAGACCCTAACCAGTGTTGATCCTTTGCCTGAGGCATCCAATCCCGTATCCATCACAGGCCATGAGATATCTTTTCTGGGAGTCTCTTTCACCTACCCGGGCAGCGTGCAAAAGGCAATCGACGACATCAGTTTCACCATTCCCGAAGGCAAGACGTATGCGTTGGTTGGTGCCTCAGGCAGTGGCAAAACAACCATCGCGCGCCTTGTTCCCCGTTTTTGGGATGCCGATACCGGGCAGGTTACCATCGGGGGAAGCGATGTTAAGGACATCACCCCCAAAAAACTGATGCAGCACGTCTCTTTTGTCTTCCAAAATACCCGGCTTTTTAAAACCACACTATTGGAAAACATCCGCTATGGAAATCCCCATGCAACGGACCAGGCCATTGAACAAGCGGTTGACCTGGCGCAATGCCGGAAGATAATCGATAAACTGTCCGACGGGTTGAACACTAAAATAGGCACCAACGGCACCTATCTTTCAGGCGGAGAGCAACAACGAATCGCATTGGCAAGAGCCATTTTAAAAGATGCACCCATCGTGGTCCTGGATGAAGCAACGGCCTTCAGCGATCCTGAAAACGAGCACTTGATACAAAAGGCGTTGGGCAAACTCACCCAAGGCAAAACCGTTCTGACCATTGCGCACCGGTTGACCAGTGTTGTGGATGTGGATTCTATTTTAGTCATCGACAAAGGAAAAATTGCAGAACAGGGGAATCACCATGAATTAATCAACCGGCAAGGGGTATATGCCGGGATGTGGAATGAATATCAAAAATCAATTGAATGGACCATTAAAAAGGAAGTGCAATATGCTTGA
- a CDS encoding MFS transporter — MKTTAEQMERKPLSTWLLLISLYITQNLGLGFFWIALVAIMRQQGFPLERLGVIYILMLFWVIKFLWAPLVDRIGFGRFGHYRGWLLFTQTGMVLCLIVIGGFDIATQFNAVFAGCAVLAFLSSTQDIATDGLSCRLLSAKERGLGNGIQSAGMMLGNLLGGGAVLMAYPYLGWRGCMVIMALCTTVSLLQVLCYREKTWSCNPQNSHALLRRFWGFWQTPGHKQWLVLLLIYPIGAALAYAILTPMLVDVGWSMERIGLAMNILGSGISILASLFTGWLLRQWARFPVLIGVSIAYVIGLLTLALPVIGPPDDWRLHCALGACFLVHGGVSVLMNTMMMDRVSQQSPATDFTLQCSVYYLVMNIAAAGSTVLAGRLGYLAVVMVAFASACLALGLSLYFKPSARKKKMGHGALGDVY; from the coding sequence ATGAAAACAACAGCAGAACAAATGGAGCGCAAACCGCTGAGCACCTGGTTGTTGCTGATCAGTCTCTACATAACCCAGAATTTAGGACTGGGTTTTTTCTGGATTGCACTGGTGGCGATTATGCGTCAGCAAGGGTTCCCCCTGGAACGGCTGGGAGTGATCTATATTCTAATGCTCTTTTGGGTCATCAAATTTTTATGGGCACCATTGGTCGACCGCATTGGTTTTGGCCGGTTTGGCCATTATCGGGGCTGGTTGTTGTTCACCCAGACCGGCATGGTGTTGTGCCTGATTGTCATCGGCGGCTTTGATATTGCTACGCAATTTAACGCCGTTTTTGCCGGATGCGCAGTCTTGGCTTTTTTATCATCAACCCAGGATATCGCCACCGATGGCTTGTCATGCCGCCTGCTTTCGGCAAAAGAGCGCGGCCTGGGCAACGGCATCCAGTCAGCAGGCATGATGCTCGGCAATCTGCTTGGCGGCGGAGCTGTCTTAATGGCCTATCCCTATCTGGGATGGAGAGGGTGCATGGTCATCATGGCATTATGCACGACGGTCTCCCTGCTCCAGGTGCTGTGCTATCGGGAAAAAACATGGTCCTGCAATCCCCAAAACAGCCACGCGCTGTTACGCCGGTTTTGGGGTTTCTGGCAAACACCCGGGCACAAACAATGGCTGGTATTGCTGTTAATCTATCCGATCGGCGCGGCACTCGCCTATGCGATTTTGACACCGATGCTGGTCGACGTTGGCTGGTCCATGGAACGTATCGGCCTGGCCATGAATATCCTGGGTTCCGGCATTAGTATATTGGCTTCTCTTTTTACGGGTTGGCTTCTTCGTCAGTGGGCGAGATTCCCCGTTTTAATCGGCGTCTCCATTGCTTACGTGATCGGTTTACTGACCCTGGCATTGCCGGTGATCGGCCCCCCTGATGATTGGCGTCTTCATTGTGCGTTGGGCGCCTGTTTTCTAGTCCATGGCGGCGTATCTGTCCTGATGAATACAATGATGATGGATCGCGTCTCCCAACAAAGTCCAGCCACCGATTTCACCCTGCAATGCAGTGTCTACTACCTGGTAATGAATATAGCAGCGGCCGGAAGTACAGTATTGGCAGGCCGTCTGGGTTATCTTGCTGTTGTCATGGTGGCTTTTGCCTCTGCATGTCTGGCCCTTGGACTTTCCCTTTATTTCAAACCATCAGCGAGGAAAAAAAAGATGGGCCATGGGGCATTGGGAGACGTTTATTAA